One segment of Oreochromis niloticus isolate F11D_XX linkage group LG8, O_niloticus_UMD_NMBU, whole genome shotgun sequence DNA contains the following:
- the arhgap23b gene encoding rho GTPase-activating protein 23 isoform X3: protein MAQAKEKRDGILSSSENRCRPLSSSEVEGVLWHGPRTIFLQKNSQGFGFTLRHFIVYPPKSFLNNLKDEENGNGTRKGCQRSWLEPMDTIFVKSVKENGPAQQAGLCTGDRLVKVNGQSILGKTYSQVIALIQNSENILELSIMPKDEDVLQLVSAYSKDAYMKGNEPYSGKARNLPEPPPLYHRTNKPSSTSSQTSHNIHSSLDNWQCRTSPVSPPLDNRPPAASTLPVCWFRSPEDPSIRFAPSGGHHGRSSSAVTALDFHFVNHNAAIASATLPPPRKAPAHVHVGTLYHQALSDYSHTHGTECMSPQHRSISQDHLAELGLGLTVTPKPSATAVASLEQRRRETLLHHQAAAAAHYSCWFSSCGSLSGPAKKSCSETLLAAYAEYEHNYGRSMETLAQASALVTAHSEPTSQSSNMTKFNIQKDLRTSEPQHQNTVKSSITTSSTGPPSERQSGQQVAEPQKRRGREEEQVGYKSYSPTFSHKAGHVFQQAHSFREPGYSSPHFDWRPATSSSPADTDVGSKFITPQSASEEEIMELGEHREVISPVSTTQEVVLRQKLPPGCHTPIQTLQHPHYTTPEELPGLTPCTSPVPAETVPNRRSSGNLAQNAFDSLSSIPFIGSIKNRRSSYLLAITTERSRSCDEGLNTFREESPVFSKLPKRVKSFFTDGSLESLQAQEDARSKRHSTSELGIITFSDVHKEGWLHYKQILTEKGKKVGGSMRPWRRAFSVLRSHSLFLYKDKRDAVIHGAGAEPGQVEHCPISIRCCLIDIAYSETKRKHTLRLTTQDFCEYLLQAEDNDDMLAWIKVIRENSKTDNEEIGFSRQALINKKLNDYKKHSLTGSKLDSSPRAHRMMPPFFLAKTDNTSVNRASRSGGSKHDSDDNKALWSINIMKKAKKTGVPKAFGVRLEDCQPAVNHKFVPLIVEMCCGVVEATGLEYTGIYRVPGNNAMVSNLQEHLNKGMDLNTAEERWQDLNVISSLLKTFFRKLPEPLFTDDKYNHFIDANRIEDGEERLKTMKKLIHELPDHYYHTLKFLLGHLKKVADHSEKNKMEPRNLALVFGPTLVRTSEDNMTDMVTHMPDRYKIVETLILHYDWFFSNEELDKEEKAPDDNWDIQPLPNIDHLLTNIGKPGMPREASGSTTSDSLKLKLSSASKKDPNTKSIIAAVTHKHKKSPSIHTVSRNTDENSAHEPAKDSKYGEEGGVGEKEDRGELDEVEGEQTILKTEKRIEGKISLLGGEEAKAKVREGAGSDAKRSKRRNSQRTNLPPSQLYPNRGSDSTHQIHTACSKSPPLRNAPSHFKHSLARGYQTIPFWVLPTRSCNVSSQSETAQHQSAPICYRKTRGGRTRAVSMNLDLELGRNEDSVRGCRDDGVKVVRMTEGEPGPRSLPHCAQKVPPLISSSSGWIDQSSSGHSTVVLRRSGLDLQDKMRAWRRHTVVV, encoded by the exons GTTGCCAGAGGTCTTGGTTGGAGCCAATGGACACAATCTTCGTGAAGAGTGTGAAAGAAAATGGTCCCGCGCAACAAGCTGGACTGTGTACAG GGGACAGACTGGTGAAGGTGAACGGGCAGAGCATTCTGGGGAAAACCTACTCTCAGGTTATAGCACTCATCCAAAACAG TGAAAACATTCTGGAGCTCTCTATTATGCCAAAAGATGAGGATGTGTTGCAGTTGGTAAGT GCATACTCCAAGGATGCCTACATGAAAGGCAATGAGCCATACTCAGGTAAAGCCCGAAACCTCCCTGAGCCACCACCTCTTTACCACCGGACAAACAAGCCCAGCTCTACTTCCTCACAGACTAGCCACAACATTCACAGCTCCCTTGACAACTGGCAGTGTCGAACCAGCCCTGTCAGCCCACCATTAGACAACCGCCCCCCTGCTGCTTCTACTCTCCCCGTGTGCTGGTTCAGGAGTCCTGAGGATCCAAGCATTCGATTTGCCCCGTCGGGGGGACACCACGGACGGTCCTCATCTGCCGTTACTGCACTGGACTTTCACTTTGTTAACCACAATGCAGCCATCGCTTCTGCAACTCTGCCTCCACCTCGGAAAGCTCCTGCCCATGTTCATGTTGGCACCCTCTACCACCAGGCACTGTCAGACTATAGCCACACTCATGGCACAGAATGCATGTCACCCCAGCATCGCAGTATATCTCAGGATCATTTAGCTGAGCTGGGGTTGGGCTTGACAGTTACTCCCAAACCATCAGCTACTGCTGTTGCTTCTTTAGAGCAACGGAGAAGGGAAACCCTCCTACACCACcaggcagctgctgctgctcactatTCCTGTTGGTTCAGCAGCTGTGGTAGTTTATCAGGACCAGCAAAGAAGTCCTGTTCAGAGACCCTGCTGGCAGCCTATGCCGAATATGAGCACAACTACGGACGTTCTATGGAAACACTGGCCCAAGCCTCCGCTCTGGTCACTGCACATTCTGAACCAACTTCGCAAAGCTCCAACATGACAAAATTCAACATTCAGAAAGACCTAAGAACCTCGGAACCTCAGCACCAAAACACAGTAAAATCATCTATCACAACCTCTTCTACAGGGCCTCCCAGTGAGAGACAGTCAGGTCAGCAAGTAGCAGAGCCCCAGAaaaggagaggaagagaggaagagCAAGTGGGCTACAAAAGTTACAGCCCTACGTTTTCTCACAAAGCTGGTCATGTCTTTCAGCAAGCCCACTCCTTTAGAGAGCCTGGCTACAGCAGCCCTCACTTTGACTGGAGGCCTGCCACCAGTAGCAGCCCTGCTGATACTGATGTAGGGTCCAAGTTCATCACCCCTCAGTCTGCATCAGAGGAGGAGATAATGGAGCTTGGGGAACACAGAGAAGTCATCTCTCCTGTATCCACGACTCAAGAGGTGGTCCTTAGGCAGAAGCTGCCTCCAGGTTGTCATACCCCCATTCAGACTCTGCAACATCCGCACTACACCACACCTGAGGAGCTGCCTGGTTTGACACCCTGCACCTCTCCTGTCCCTGCAGAGACTGTTCCCAACCGCAGGTCCAGCGGCAACCTGGCACAGAATGCATTTGATTCCTTATCCTCTATTCCCTTCATAG GTAGTATTAAAAATCGACGCTCCTCTTACCTACTCGCCATCACCACTGAGAGATCCAGGTCCTGTGACGAGGGTCTCAACACCTTCAGGGAAGAAAGCCCTGTCTTCTC TAAACTACCGAAAAGGGTCAAGAGCTTTTTCACGGATGGG TCTTTGGAAAGTCTGCAAGCCCAAGAGGACGCCCGATCCAAGCGCCACTCCACCTCtgagctgggtatcatcaccTTCAGTGATGTTCACAAGGAGGGCTGGCTGCACTACAAACAGATTCTCACAGAGAAGggaaag AAAGTTGGTGGGAGTATGCGACCCTGGAGACGCGCCTTCTCTGTTCTCCGCTCCCATTCACTCTTCCTTTACAAAGACAAGCGAGATGCAGTGATTCACGGGGCAGGAGCAGAACCCGGTCAGGTTGAACATTGTCCAATCAGCATCCGCTGCTGCTTGATTGACATTGCCTACAGTGAAACCAAACGGAAACACACCTTGAGGTTGACCACGCAGGATTTCTGCGAGTACCTGCTTCAGGCTGAGGATAACGATGACATGCTGGCATGGATCAAGGTTATTAGGGAGAATAGCAAAACAGATAACGAG GAGATTGGTTTCTCAAGACAGGCTCTCatcaacaagaagctgaatgaCTACAAGAAACACAG TCTGACAGGTAGTAAGCTAGACTCCTCTCCCAGAGCCCATCGTATGATGCCGCCCTTCTTTCTGGCAAAAACTGACAACACTTCAGTGAACAGAGCTTCCAGATCTGGAGGATCTAAACATGACTCTG ATGATAACAAGGCACTGTGGAGCATCAACATCATGAAGAAGGCCAAGAAGACAGGTGTTCCAAAGGCTTTTGGTGTACGACTCGAGGACTGTCAGCCTGCTGTCAACCATAAA TTTGTTCCTCTAATAGTGGAGATGTGTTGTGGTGTCGTAGAGGCAACTGGTCTGGAGTACACTGGTATATACCGTGTACCGGGCAACAATGCCATGGTGTCTAACTTGCAGGAGCATCTCAACAAGGGCATGGACTTGAACACTGCTGAAGAG AGATGGCAAGACCTGAATGTTATCAGCAGTCTACTTAAAACATTCTTCCGAAAACTGCCTGAGCCTCTGTTTACTGATG ATAAATACAATCACTTCATTGATGCCAACCGGATTGAAGATGGAGAAGAGAGATTAAAGACAATGAAGAAACTG ATCCATGAACTCCCAGATCATTATTATCACACCCTTAAGTTTCTGTTGGGTCACCTTAAGAAGGTAGCAGATCACTCTGAAAAAAATAAG ATGGAGCCAAGAAATCTAGCCCTGGTGTTTGGACCCACTCTGGTGAGGACATCAGAGGACAACATGACAGACATGGTCACCCACATGCCTGATCGCTACAAAATAGTAGAGACCCTTATCCTGCAT TATGACTGGTTCTTCAGTAATGAAGAGCTTGATAAGGAAGAGAAG GCCCCAGATGATAATTGGGACATACAGCCTTTGCCCAACATTGACCATCTGCTGACCAACATTGGCAAGCCGGGCATGCCAAGAGAGGCATCAG GTTCCACCACCAGCGATTCTCTTAAGTTAAAG CTTTCCTCTGCATCCAAAAAAGATCCAAACACCAAGTCCATCATCGCTGCCGTCAcccacaaacataaaaaaagtcCAAGTATCCACACAGTGAGCAGAAACACTGATGAGAATTCTGCGCACGAACCAGCCAAAGACAGCAAATATGGTGAAGAAGGAGGGGTAGGGGAAAAagaagacagaggagagctAGATGAAGTCGAGGGAGAACAAACCATccttaaaactgaaaaaaggataGAGGGAAAGATCTCACTGCTAGGAGGAGAAGAAGCTAAAGCAAAAGTGAGAGAAGGAGCAGGCAGTGATGCAAAGAGGTCAAAAAGGAGGAACAGCCAAAGAACGAACTTACCGCCATCACAGCTTTATCCAAATAGAGGATCTGACTCAACCCATCAGATCCACACCGCATGCTCAAAATCACCACCTCTCAGGAACGCTCCTTCCCATTTTAAACACAGTCTGGCCAGAGGATATCAGACCATTCCTTTCTGGGTATTACCCACCAGGTCATGCAACGTCAGCAGCCAGAGTGAAACTGCTCAGCACCAGTCAGCACCAATCTGCTATAGGAAAACTAGAGGTGGGAGGACAAGGGCTGTGTCCATGAATCTTGACCTTGAGCTGGGCAGGAATGAGGATAGTGTAAGAGGATGTAGAGATGATGGTGTGAAGGTAGTCAGAATGACTGAGGGAGAGCCAGGTCCCAGGTCCCTACCTCACTGTGCACAGAAGGTTCCCCCTCTCATCTCCTCTTCATCAGGATGGATAGATCAGAGTTCCTCAGGACATTCCACTGTTGTCCTAAGGAGATCAGGCCTAGACCTGCAGGACAAGATGAGAGCATGGCGTCGCCACACAGTGGTAGTTTAA
- the arhgap23b gene encoding rho GTPase-activating protein 23 isoform X2, with the protein MNGVTFCVVGIPPHSDAEAKEKRDGILSSSENRCRPLSSSEVEGVLWHGPRTIFLQKNSQGFGFTLRHFIVYPPKSFLNNLKDEENGNGTRKGCQRSWLEPMDTIFVKSVKENGPAQQAGLCTGDRLVKVNGQSILGKTYSQVIALIQNSENILELSIMPKDEDVLQLVSAYSKDAYMKGNEPYSGKARNLPEPPPLYHRTNKPSSTSSQTSHNIHSSLDNWQCRTSPVSPPLDNRPPAASTLPVCWFRSPEDPSIRFAPSGGHHGRSSSAVTALDFHFVNHNAAIASATLPPPRKAPAHVHVGTLYHQALSDYSHTHGTECMSPQHRSISQDHLAELGLGLTVTPKPSATAVASLEQRRRETLLHHQAAAAAHYSCWFSSCGSLSGPAKKSCSETLLAAYAEYEHNYGRSMETLAQASALVTAHSEPTSQSSNMTKFNIQKDLRTSEPQHQNTVKSSITTSSTGPPSERQSGQQVAEPQKRRGREEEQVGYKSYSPTFSHKAGHVFQQAHSFREPGYSSPHFDWRPATSSSPADTDVGSKFITPQSASEEEIMELGEHREVISPVSTTQEVVLRQKLPPGCHTPIQTLQHPHYTTPEELPGLTPCTSPVPAETVPNRRSSGNLAQNAFDSLSSIPFIGSIKNRRSSYLLAITTERSRSCDEGLNTFREESPVFSKLPKRVKSFFTDGSLESLQAQEDARSKRHSTSELGIITFSDVHKEGWLHYKQILTEKGKKVGGSMRPWRRAFSVLRSHSLFLYKDKRDAVIHGAGAEPGQVEHCPISIRCCLIDIAYSETKRKHTLRLTTQDFCEYLLQAEDNDDMLAWIKVIRENSKTDNEEIGFSRQALINKKLNDYKKHSLTGSKLDSSPRAHRMMPPFFLAKTDNTSVNRASRSGGSKHDSDDNKALWSINIMKKAKKTGVPKAFGVRLEDCQPAVNHKFVPLIVEMCCGVVEATGLEYTGIYRVPGNNAMVSNLQEHLNKGMDLNTAEERWQDLNVISSLLKTFFRKLPEPLFTDDKYNHFIDANRIEDGEERLKTMKKLIHELPDHYYHTLKFLLGHLKKVADHSEKNKMEPRNLALVFGPTLVRTSEDNMTDMVTHMPDRYKIVETLILHYDWFFSNEELDKEEKAPDDNWDIQPLPNIDHLLTNIGKPGMPREASGSTTSDSLKLKLSSASKKDPNTKSIIAAVTHKHKKSPSIHTVSRNTDENSAHEPAKDSKYGEEGGVGEKEDRGELDEVEGEQTILKTEKRIEGKISLLGGEEAKAKVREGAGSDAKRSKRRNSQRTNLPPSQLYPNRGSDSTHQIHTACSKSPPLRNAPSHFKHSLARGYQTIPFWVLPTRSCNVSSQSETAQHQSAPICYRKTRGGRTRAVSMNLDLELGRNEDSVRGCRDDGVKVVRMTEGEPGPRSLPHCAQKVPPLISSSSGWIDQSSSGHSTVVLRRSGLDLQDKMRAWRRHTVVV; encoded by the exons GTTGCCAGAGGTCTTGGTTGGAGCCAATGGACACAATCTTCGTGAAGAGTGTGAAAGAAAATGGTCCCGCGCAACAAGCTGGACTGTGTACAG GGGACAGACTGGTGAAGGTGAACGGGCAGAGCATTCTGGGGAAAACCTACTCTCAGGTTATAGCACTCATCCAAAACAG TGAAAACATTCTGGAGCTCTCTATTATGCCAAAAGATGAGGATGTGTTGCAGTTGGTAAGT GCATACTCCAAGGATGCCTACATGAAAGGCAATGAGCCATACTCAGGTAAAGCCCGAAACCTCCCTGAGCCACCACCTCTTTACCACCGGACAAACAAGCCCAGCTCTACTTCCTCACAGACTAGCCACAACATTCACAGCTCCCTTGACAACTGGCAGTGTCGAACCAGCCCTGTCAGCCCACCATTAGACAACCGCCCCCCTGCTGCTTCTACTCTCCCCGTGTGCTGGTTCAGGAGTCCTGAGGATCCAAGCATTCGATTTGCCCCGTCGGGGGGACACCACGGACGGTCCTCATCTGCCGTTACTGCACTGGACTTTCACTTTGTTAACCACAATGCAGCCATCGCTTCTGCAACTCTGCCTCCACCTCGGAAAGCTCCTGCCCATGTTCATGTTGGCACCCTCTACCACCAGGCACTGTCAGACTATAGCCACACTCATGGCACAGAATGCATGTCACCCCAGCATCGCAGTATATCTCAGGATCATTTAGCTGAGCTGGGGTTGGGCTTGACAGTTACTCCCAAACCATCAGCTACTGCTGTTGCTTCTTTAGAGCAACGGAGAAGGGAAACCCTCCTACACCACcaggcagctgctgctgctcactatTCCTGTTGGTTCAGCAGCTGTGGTAGTTTATCAGGACCAGCAAAGAAGTCCTGTTCAGAGACCCTGCTGGCAGCCTATGCCGAATATGAGCACAACTACGGACGTTCTATGGAAACACTGGCCCAAGCCTCCGCTCTGGTCACTGCACATTCTGAACCAACTTCGCAAAGCTCCAACATGACAAAATTCAACATTCAGAAAGACCTAAGAACCTCGGAACCTCAGCACCAAAACACAGTAAAATCATCTATCACAACCTCTTCTACAGGGCCTCCCAGTGAGAGACAGTCAGGTCAGCAAGTAGCAGAGCCCCAGAaaaggagaggaagagaggaagagCAAGTGGGCTACAAAAGTTACAGCCCTACGTTTTCTCACAAAGCTGGTCATGTCTTTCAGCAAGCCCACTCCTTTAGAGAGCCTGGCTACAGCAGCCCTCACTTTGACTGGAGGCCTGCCACCAGTAGCAGCCCTGCTGATACTGATGTAGGGTCCAAGTTCATCACCCCTCAGTCTGCATCAGAGGAGGAGATAATGGAGCTTGGGGAACACAGAGAAGTCATCTCTCCTGTATCCACGACTCAAGAGGTGGTCCTTAGGCAGAAGCTGCCTCCAGGTTGTCATACCCCCATTCAGACTCTGCAACATCCGCACTACACCACACCTGAGGAGCTGCCTGGTTTGACACCCTGCACCTCTCCTGTCCCTGCAGAGACTGTTCCCAACCGCAGGTCCAGCGGCAACCTGGCACAGAATGCATTTGATTCCTTATCCTCTATTCCCTTCATAG GTAGTATTAAAAATCGACGCTCCTCTTACCTACTCGCCATCACCACTGAGAGATCCAGGTCCTGTGACGAGGGTCTCAACACCTTCAGGGAAGAAAGCCCTGTCTTCTC TAAACTACCGAAAAGGGTCAAGAGCTTTTTCACGGATGGG TCTTTGGAAAGTCTGCAAGCCCAAGAGGACGCCCGATCCAAGCGCCACTCCACCTCtgagctgggtatcatcaccTTCAGTGATGTTCACAAGGAGGGCTGGCTGCACTACAAACAGATTCTCACAGAGAAGggaaag AAAGTTGGTGGGAGTATGCGACCCTGGAGACGCGCCTTCTCTGTTCTCCGCTCCCATTCACTCTTCCTTTACAAAGACAAGCGAGATGCAGTGATTCACGGGGCAGGAGCAGAACCCGGTCAGGTTGAACATTGTCCAATCAGCATCCGCTGCTGCTTGATTGACATTGCCTACAGTGAAACCAAACGGAAACACACCTTGAGGTTGACCACGCAGGATTTCTGCGAGTACCTGCTTCAGGCTGAGGATAACGATGACATGCTGGCATGGATCAAGGTTATTAGGGAGAATAGCAAAACAGATAACGAG GAGATTGGTTTCTCAAGACAGGCTCTCatcaacaagaagctgaatgaCTACAAGAAACACAG TCTGACAGGTAGTAAGCTAGACTCCTCTCCCAGAGCCCATCGTATGATGCCGCCCTTCTTTCTGGCAAAAACTGACAACACTTCAGTGAACAGAGCTTCCAGATCTGGAGGATCTAAACATGACTCTG ATGATAACAAGGCACTGTGGAGCATCAACATCATGAAGAAGGCCAAGAAGACAGGTGTTCCAAAGGCTTTTGGTGTACGACTCGAGGACTGTCAGCCTGCTGTCAACCATAAA TTTGTTCCTCTAATAGTGGAGATGTGTTGTGGTGTCGTAGAGGCAACTGGTCTGGAGTACACTGGTATATACCGTGTACCGGGCAACAATGCCATGGTGTCTAACTTGCAGGAGCATCTCAACAAGGGCATGGACTTGAACACTGCTGAAGAG AGATGGCAAGACCTGAATGTTATCAGCAGTCTACTTAAAACATTCTTCCGAAAACTGCCTGAGCCTCTGTTTACTGATG ATAAATACAATCACTTCATTGATGCCAACCGGATTGAAGATGGAGAAGAGAGATTAAAGACAATGAAGAAACTG ATCCATGAACTCCCAGATCATTATTATCACACCCTTAAGTTTCTGTTGGGTCACCTTAAGAAGGTAGCAGATCACTCTGAAAAAAATAAG ATGGAGCCAAGAAATCTAGCCCTGGTGTTTGGACCCACTCTGGTGAGGACATCAGAGGACAACATGACAGACATGGTCACCCACATGCCTGATCGCTACAAAATAGTAGAGACCCTTATCCTGCAT TATGACTGGTTCTTCAGTAATGAAGAGCTTGATAAGGAAGAGAAG GCCCCAGATGATAATTGGGACATACAGCCTTTGCCCAACATTGACCATCTGCTGACCAACATTGGCAAGCCGGGCATGCCAAGAGAGGCATCAG GTTCCACCACCAGCGATTCTCTTAAGTTAAAG CTTTCCTCTGCATCCAAAAAAGATCCAAACACCAAGTCCATCATCGCTGCCGTCAcccacaaacataaaaaaagtcCAAGTATCCACACAGTGAGCAGAAACACTGATGAGAATTCTGCGCACGAACCAGCCAAAGACAGCAAATATGGTGAAGAAGGAGGGGTAGGGGAAAAagaagacagaggagagctAGATGAAGTCGAGGGAGAACAAACCATccttaaaactgaaaaaaggataGAGGGAAAGATCTCACTGCTAGGAGGAGAAGAAGCTAAAGCAAAAGTGAGAGAAGGAGCAGGCAGTGATGCAAAGAGGTCAAAAAGGAGGAACAGCCAAAGAACGAACTTACCGCCATCACAGCTTTATCCAAATAGAGGATCTGACTCAACCCATCAGATCCACACCGCATGCTCAAAATCACCACCTCTCAGGAACGCTCCTTCCCATTTTAAACACAGTCTGGCCAGAGGATATCAGACCATTCCTTTCTGGGTATTACCCACCAGGTCATGCAACGTCAGCAGCCAGAGTGAAACTGCTCAGCACCAGTCAGCACCAATCTGCTATAGGAAAACTAGAGGTGGGAGGACAAGGGCTGTGTCCATGAATCTTGACCTTGAGCTGGGCAGGAATGAGGATAGTGTAAGAGGATGTAGAGATGATGGTGTGAAGGTAGTCAGAATGACTGAGGGAGAGCCAGGTCCCAGGTCCCTACCTCACTGTGCACAGAAGGTTCCCCCTCTCATCTCCTCTTCATCAGGATGGATAGATCAGAGTTCCTCAGGACATTCCACTGTTGTCCTAAGGAGATCAGGCCTAGACCTGCAGGACAAGATGAGAGCATGGCGTCGCCACACAGTGGTAGTTTAA